One window of Gemmatimonas sp. UBA7669 genomic DNA carries:
- a CDS encoding flagellar biosynthetic protein FliR has product MNDGSLLFGLPDFFAPGVATAFVLTALRVGGLLLIAPAWSAKTVPMQLRTALLVVFAVILLPSALATTDTTSLRITPATFLAETAMGFALGYAAALVVAGAEFAGELITTTIGLSGAAIFDPINNTQGAVMGPFMQLMALTLLLISGGHILMLKAVAMSLVALPLGAPVALDQGFLVLVQAASQIFAAGVQFAAPVIAAVLLANIALAVLGRAAPKLQVMSIAFPLQIGLGLFVFAGSVGIIAHALSDWQQPFARTMDSFARAAQMAPAPGATTAPVPAGRR; this is encoded by the coding sequence GTGAACGACGGCAGCCTGCTCTTCGGTCTCCCCGATTTCTTCGCCCCCGGCGTGGCCACGGCCTTCGTGCTCACCGCGCTGCGTGTGGGCGGGCTGCTGCTCATTGCCCCGGCGTGGTCGGCCAAGACCGTGCCCATGCAGCTGCGCACTGCACTGCTTGTGGTGTTTGCCGTCATCCTGCTGCCCTCGGCGCTGGCTACGACCGACACCACCTCGCTGCGCATCACGCCGGCCACCTTCCTCGCCGAAACCGCCATGGGCTTTGCCCTCGGCTATGCCGCCGCACTCGTGGTGGCCGGCGCGGAGTTCGCCGGTGAGCTCATCACCACCACCATTGGTCTTTCCGGCGCCGCGATCTTCGATCCCATCAACAACACTCAGGGCGCCGTCATGGGGCCCTTCATGCAGTTGATGGCGCTCACGCTGCTGCTCATCAGCGGCGGACACATTCTCATGCTCAAGGCCGTCGCCATGAGCTTGGTGGCGCTGCCGCTCGGCGCGCCGGTGGCCCTCGACCAGGGCTTTCTCGTGCTGGTCCAGGCCGCCTCGCAGATCTTCGCGGCCGGCGTGCAGTTTGCCGCGCCCGTCATTGCCGCTGTGCTGCTCGCAAACATTGCGCTTGCCGTGCTTGGCCGCGCCGCGCCCAAGCTGCAGGTCATGAGCATCGCCTTCCCCTTGCAGATCGGACTCGGCCTCTTCGTGTTTGCCGGCTCCGTTGGCATCATCGCCCATGCGCTCAGCGATTGGCAGCAGCCGTTCGCGCGCACCATGGACTCCTTTGCACGTGCCGCGCAGATGGCTCCCGCTCCGGGTGCCACCACTGCGCCCGTGCCGGCGGGGAGGCGCTGA
- a CDS encoding flagellar biosynthetic protein FliQ, whose product MSHQLVIDLTRDAILTALMVAAPLLLIALGIGLLVSIIQSVTQIQEQTLSFVPKLVLVGGAFIVGMPWLLQILIKFTTQIIRGIPAMVA is encoded by the coding sequence ATGTCTCACCAACTCGTCATCGACCTCACCCGCGACGCGATCCTGACCGCCCTCATGGTCGCCGCGCCCCTGCTGCTCATCGCGCTGGGTATCGGGTTGCTGGTCTCCATCATCCAGTCAGTCACGCAGATCCAGGAGCAGACGCTCTCCTTCGTCCCCAAGCTCGTGCTCGTCGGCGGCGCCTTCATCGTCGGCATGCCCTGGCTGCTCCAGATCCTCATCAAGTTCACCACCCAGATCATCCGCGGCATTCCCGCGATGGTCGCCTGA
- the flgG gene encoding flagellar basal-body rod protein FlgG gives MDPALRAAASGMKAQTTRTEIIANNLANVNTSGFKRSRAHFEDLLYQTVQGTQIIGGTEAETLPAIQVGRGTRLASVQRLHEQGPIEQTGRNLDIAIEGDGFLQVQLPTGQMAYTRDGSLQISDQGVLVTSGGQTVQPPIRIPVDSSELTISVSGVVSVKRGTDLLPTEVGRLELARFANPSGMLNLGQNLLAPTTASGQPVIGFPNEDGMGRLQQGSLEGSNVEIVQEMVEMIAAMRAYEINSKAIKTADEMGQIANNITR, from the coding sequence ATGGATCCAGCACTTCGCGCAGCCGCCTCCGGCATGAAGGCGCAGACCACGCGCACCGAAATCATCGCCAACAACCTCGCGAACGTGAACACCTCCGGCTTCAAGCGGAGCCGTGCGCACTTCGAGGACTTGTTGTATCAGACCGTGCAGGGCACGCAGATCATCGGTGGCACCGAAGCCGAAACGCTGCCCGCCATTCAGGTCGGACGTGGCACGCGGCTCGCCAGCGTCCAGCGCCTGCACGAGCAGGGTCCCATCGAACAGACGGGACGCAACCTCGACATCGCCATCGAAGGCGACGGATTCCTGCAGGTCCAGCTGCCCACCGGACAGATGGCCTACACGCGTGACGGCAGCCTGCAGATTTCCGATCAGGGCGTGCTCGTGACGAGCGGCGGCCAGACGGTGCAGCCGCCCATTCGCATTCCTGTCGACTCGTCGGAACTCACCATCTCCGTCTCCGGTGTGGTGAGCGTCAAGCGCGGCACCGATCTGCTGCCGACGGAAGTCGGCCGCCTCGAGCTGGCGCGCTTCGCCAATCCGTCGGGCATGCTCAATCTCGGGCAGAACCTGCTCGCGCCCACCACGGCCTCGGGTCAGCCGGTCATCGGCTTCCCCAACGAAGACGGCATGGGCCGCCTGCAGCAGGGCAGTCTCGAAGGCTCGAACGTCGAGATCGTGCAGGAAATGGTGGAGATGATCGCCGCCATGCGTGCCTACGAAATCAACTCCAAGGCCATCAAGACGGCCGACGAGATGGGTCAGATCGCCAACAACATCACCCGCTGA
- a CDS encoding flagellar hook-basal body protein, whose product MSSAAAALQMLERRQAVLANNLANASTRGFKAEVAFARLRDNALAATDTAVNLEAGSFTQTHNPLDLAIEGDGFFVVRTPGGERFVRNGTFQLNPDRQLVDAKGNLVLGEDGNGITIPTGQLEIDASGQVSVNGKPLQRLKVERVAPGSDLQHEGGTHFVPDASRQVVPANERSVKQGFVEESNVNTLSAMTDMISVLHRYSAAQKVLTNLDAAREIAVTDLARPV is encoded by the coding sequence ATGAGTTCCGCCGCCGCCGCGCTCCAGATGCTGGAACGCCGCCAGGCCGTGCTCGCCAACAACCTCGCCAACGCCTCCACCCGCGGCTTCAAAGCCGAGGTGGCGTTTGCGCGGCTCAGGGACAACGCCCTCGCCGCCACCGACACTGCCGTCAATCTCGAGGCGGGATCCTTCACGCAGACCCACAACCCGCTCGACCTCGCCATCGAGGGCGACGGGTTCTTCGTGGTCCGCACCCCCGGCGGTGAGCGCTTCGTGCGCAACGGCACCTTCCAGCTCAACCCCGATCGCCAGCTCGTCGACGCCAAGGGCAACCTCGTGCTCGGCGAAGACGGCAACGGCATCACCATCCCCACCGGCCAGCTCGAAATCGACGCCAGCGGGCAGGTGAGTGTGAATGGCAAGCCGCTGCAGCGCCTCAAGGTCGAGCGCGTCGCGCCCGGCAGCGACCTCCAGCACGAGGGCGGCACGCACTTCGTGCCCGACGCCTCGCGCCAGGTCGTGCCCGCCAACGAACGCAGCGTCAAGCAGGGCTTCGTTGAGGAGTCGAACGTCAACACGCTCTCGGCCATGACCGACATGATCAGCGTGCTGCACCGCTACAGCGCCGCGCAGAAGGTCCTCACCAACCTCGACGCGGCACGCGAAATCGCCGTGACCGACCTCGCTCGTCCCGTCTAA
- the flhA gene encoding flagellar biosynthesis protein FlhA, with the protein MTSAALPMPGSANKARLAEIGVAVVVVLILALIVVPLPAPLLDLCLAASIGVSLAVLLVALYTTNPLDFSSFPALILLLTLFRIGLNVSSTRLILTEAHAGKVIEAFGKFVIGGNYAVGVVIFLILIGINFIVITKGAGRIAEVAARFTLDAMPGKQMAIDADLSAGLIDEKEARQRRDEIARTADFYGAMDGASKYVKGDAILGILVVIINVVGGIFIGVIQRGMDIGKAASTYTILTVGDGLVSQVPALIISTAAGLMVTAATSTDKMGAVLSKQLGAHPRSMWIVAGVLAAFGLIPALPTFPFLAMAAVAAYVAQVATKAEKRRAELALLTVPSDTEIADAPAAPDPMQDLLQIDPIELEVGYALIPLVDEGQGGDLLERISLLRKQAALELGILVPPIRIRDDIRLPANEYVIKLRGSEVARAEVLPRFLMALNTGGVVAEIDGMETVDPSFGMPARWVAAARRSEAEALGYVVVEPTTVVATHLLETLKGSAAELLGRQEVQEMVETLKKSHPALVEEIIPGKVSLSVLHRVLQRLLRERVPIRDLVTILEALGDGAESTKDPEALTEVVRKALTNVIARLFADNTGTVRGITIGARLESALVGLFSPRSANPAAPVLTPESLAGMLRDLNNLATTYAVDGRPLPLITPPSLRVGVRRLIEPVLPSLPVVSLAELPAQITLSSVATWEMPNA; encoded by the coding sequence GTGACCAGCGCCGCGCTTCCCATGCCCGGCAGTGCCAACAAGGCCCGCCTTGCCGAAATCGGCGTGGCCGTGGTCGTCGTGCTCATCCTGGCACTCATCGTGGTGCCACTGCCGGCACCGCTGCTCGACCTCTGCCTCGCCGCCAGCATCGGTGTCTCGCTGGCCGTGCTGCTGGTGGCGCTCTACACCACCAACCCGCTCGACTTCAGCAGCTTCCCGGCCCTCATCCTGCTGCTGACGCTGTTCCGTATCGGCCTCAATGTCTCGTCCACGCGCCTCATTCTTACCGAAGCGCACGCGGGCAAGGTCATCGAGGCGTTCGGCAAGTTCGTCATCGGCGGCAACTACGCCGTCGGCGTCGTCATCTTCCTGATTCTCATCGGCATCAACTTCATCGTCATCACCAAGGGTGCCGGGCGCATCGCCGAAGTCGCGGCGCGCTTCACCCTCGATGCGATGCCGGGCAAGCAGATGGCCATCGACGCCGACCTCTCGGCCGGCCTCATCGACGAGAAGGAAGCGCGTCAGCGCCGCGACGAGATCGCGCGCACCGCCGACTTCTACGGCGCCATGGACGGTGCCTCCAAGTACGTGAAGGGCGACGCCATCCTCGGCATCCTTGTCGTCATCATCAATGTCGTCGGTGGCATCTTCATCGGTGTCATCCAGCGCGGCATGGACATCGGCAAGGCCGCCAGCACCTACACCATCCTCACCGTCGGTGATGGCCTGGTGTCGCAGGTGCCCGCGCTCATCATCTCGACCGCGGCGGGCCTCATGGTCACCGCAGCCACGAGCACCGACAAGATGGGTGCGGTGCTCAGCAAGCAGCTCGGCGCACATCCGCGTTCCATGTGGATCGTGGCCGGTGTGCTGGCCGCCTTCGGTCTCATTCCCGCACTGCCCACCTTCCCCTTCCTCGCCATGGCGGCCGTGGCCGCCTACGTGGCGCAGGTGGCCACCAAGGCCGAGAAGCGCCGCGCCGAACTGGCGCTGCTCACCGTGCCCAGCGACACCGAGATCGCCGACGCGCCCGCCGCGCCCGATCCCATGCAGGACCTCCTGCAGATCGATCCCATCGAGCTCGAAGTGGGCTACGCGCTCATTCCGCTCGTCGACGAGGGCCAGGGTGGTGATCTGCTCGAGCGCATCTCGCTGCTGCGCAAGCAGGCCGCGCTCGAACTTGGCATCCTCGTGCCGCCCATCCGCATTCGCGACGATATCCGTCTGCCGGCCAACGAGTACGTCATCAAGCTGCGTGGCAGTGAAGTGGCGCGCGCCGAAGTGCTGCCGCGCTTCCTCATGGCGCTCAACACCGGTGGCGTGGTCGCGGAAATCGACGGGATGGAAACCGTGGACCCGTCCTTCGGCATGCCCGCACGTTGGGTGGCCGCCGCACGCCGCAGCGAGGCCGAAGCACTCGGCTACGTCGTGGTCGAACCGACCACCGTTGTCGCCACGCACCTGCTCGAAACGCTCAAGGGCAGCGCCGCCGAACTGCTTGGCCGTCAGGAAGTGCAGGAGATGGTGGAGACGCTCAAGAAGTCGCACCCCGCCCTCGTGGAAGAAATCATCCCGGGCAAGGTGTCGCTCAGTGTGCTGCACCGCGTGCTGCAGCGTCTGCTGCGCGAGCGCGTGCCCATTCGCGATCTCGTCACCATTCTCGAAGCCCTGGGCGATGGTGCCGAAAGCACCAAGGACCCCGAAGCGCTCACCGAAGTGGTGCGCAAGGCGCTCACCAACGTCATCGCGCGACTCTTCGCCGACAACACCGGCACCGTGCGGGGCATCACCATCGGGGCACGGCTCGAGAGTGCGCTCGTGGGCCTCTTCTCGCCGCGCAGCGCAAACCCCGCCGCACCCGTGCTCACGCCGGAGTCTCTCGCCGGCATGCTGCGCGATCTCAACAACCTCGCCACCACCTATGCGGTGGATGGTCGTCCGCTGCCGCTCATCACACCGCCCTCACTGCGCGTGGGTGTGCGACGCCTGATCGAACCGGTGTTGCCCAGCCTGCCCGTGGTCTCGTTGGCCGAGCTGCCCGCCCAGATCACCCTGAGCAGCGTCGCCACGTGGGAGATGCCGAATGCCTGA
- a CDS encoding carboxypeptidase-like regulatory domain-containing protein has translation MSDPVSSSLMDDSQRAGMVIGRVLADGHAAVEATVMIVEGDTPHPDIASITDETGAFQLGGLAAGWYNLEARLGPFTGRRSVQLGAGESAWVEFELR, from the coding sequence GTGAGTGATCCGGTATCATCGTCGCTGATGGACGACTCGCAACGAGCCGGCATGGTCATTGGCCGCGTTTTGGCTGATGGCCATGCCGCCGTGGAGGCGACGGTGATGATTGTCGAAGGCGACACGCCTCATCCGGACATTGCCTCCATCACTGATGAAACCGGCGCATTTCAACTCGGTGGTCTTGCGGCGGGTTGGTACAATCTCGAGGCCCGACTCGGGCCGTTCACCGGACGCCGCAGTGTGCAACTCGGCGCCGGTGAATCCGCATGGGTGGAATTTGAGTTGCGTTGA
- a CDS encoding trypsin-like serine peptidase, producing MSTPTNRLSTTFAQMTGETAEEITGSYTPPSVESGAKTVDDSAAHRPVSGTGNATEFDPAPTSTESMGEESGLESVEGVDARALTESRVMDESAIPDAFTADAALDDKEFLPILTKLAPVLLSTVLPVIKKRVLNRRTLGRVASVVGTATKLLGGKAQESEAVESDEDLEAEMEAAAEQLEVIIGTDDRTRIRNTTDIPWRRICHLTIRARNGSQYVGTGFMIGKRTVITAGHCVYIHSAGGWPSYIDVAPGRNGGLRPYGSVRAVTFRSVTGWVSNSSRDYDYGAIILPANTPAPIQALGGFGFGHWNDASLLNRMVNLSGYPGDGGKLGPERETGSQWWMARAIKSVSARSFAYDIDTVGGQSGSPVWTVINGQRIALGIHTNGYVGGNSATRITQPVFENLKAWRTQGGS from the coding sequence ATGAGTACGCCCACCAATCGTCTGTCCACGACCTTCGCGCAGATGACCGGTGAAACGGCTGAGGAGATCACCGGCAGCTACACACCACCGTCTGTCGAGTCTGGCGCGAAGACGGTCGATGATTCGGCCGCGCATCGACCCGTGTCGGGAACCGGCAACGCCACGGAATTCGATCCGGCGCCCACCTCAACCGAATCGATGGGTGAGGAGTCGGGACTGGAATCGGTGGAGGGCGTCGATGCGCGCGCGCTCACGGAGTCGCGCGTCATGGACGAGAGCGCAATCCCCGACGCGTTCACCGCGGATGCCGCACTCGATGACAAGGAATTCCTTCCCATTCTGACCAAGCTCGCGCCGGTGTTGTTGTCCACGGTGCTGCCGGTCATCAAGAAGCGCGTGCTCAATCGCCGCACATTGGGGCGCGTGGCCTCCGTGGTTGGCACGGCCACGAAGTTGCTGGGCGGCAAGGCGCAGGAAAGCGAAGCGGTGGAGTCCGATGAGGATCTCGAAGCTGAAATGGAGGCCGCGGCGGAACAGCTCGAGGTCATCATCGGCACCGACGATCGCACCCGCATTCGCAACACCACCGACATTCCGTGGCGGCGGATCTGTCATCTCACCATTCGCGCGCGCAATGGCTCGCAGTATGTTGGCACCGGTTTCATGATCGGCAAGCGCACGGTCATCACGGCCGGGCACTGCGTATACATCCACTCGGCAGGTGGCTGGCCCTCGTACATCGACGTGGCGCCTGGACGCAATGGCGGACTCCGCCCCTACGGCTCAGTGCGCGCGGTAACCTTCCGCTCGGTCACCGGTTGGGTGAGCAATTCGAGTCGTGACTACGACTATGGCGCGATCATTCTTCCCGCGAATACGCCCGCACCAATCCAGGCGCTTGGTGGATTCGGGTTCGGGCACTGGAACGATGCGTCGCTGCTCAATCGCATGGTGAACCTGTCAGGGTATCCGGGCGATGGTGGCAAGCTCGGGCCCGAACGGGAGACGGGCAGCCAATGGTGGATGGCCCGCGCCATCAAGTCGGTATCGGCGCGCAGCTTCGCGTATGACATCGATACGGTTGGTGGTCAGAGCGGCTCGCCCGTGTGGACGGTCATCAACGGTCAGCGCATTGCGCTGGGTATTCACACCAACGGTTACGTTGGTGGCAACTCGGCCACGCGCATCACGCAGCCGGTGTTCGAGAATCTCAAGGCCTGGCGGACGCAGGGCGGATCGTGA
- a CDS encoding FliA/WhiG family RNA polymerase sigma factor: MHAKLWQSYQAGNQMARDRLLEEHLGLVHHVARQVSRTLAVRADFDELVSAGTIGLMTALEGFDAARGLAFSTFAAPRIRGAILDELRKQDHVPRSIRRKTREIGAARESFQRLHGRAPEDRELAEQLGVDMGTLWRWQADVEGAHHIPLDRAPGERENTTPVPAETLTSHDEQGVEDSLTHEQEVSHLKDAILRLKEQERVVLSLYYFEELKLHEIAKVLELTESRVSQIRSKALSKLRVELKPLRDQVA; the protein is encoded by the coding sequence ATGCATGCGAAGCTCTGGCAATCGTATCAGGCCGGCAATCAGATGGCCCGTGACCGTCTCCTCGAGGAGCATCTCGGACTGGTGCATCACGTGGCGCGACAGGTCTCGCGCACCCTGGCCGTGCGGGCCGACTTCGACGAGCTGGTGAGTGCCGGCACGATCGGCCTCATGACCGCGCTCGAGGGCTTCGACGCCGCGCGCGGCCTGGCCTTCAGTACCTTTGCCGCTCCGCGCATCCGCGGCGCCATTCTCGACGAGCTGCGCAAGCAGGATCACGTGCCACGCAGCATTCGCCGCAAGACGCGCGAAATTGGTGCCGCACGCGAGAGCTTCCAGCGTCTGCATGGTCGCGCGCCGGAAGACCGTGAGCTGGCCGAGCAGTTGGGGGTGGACATGGGCACGCTGTGGCGTTGGCAGGCCGACGTGGAAGGCGCGCACCACATTCCGCTCGACCGCGCGCCCGGCGAGCGCGAGAACACCACGCCCGTGCCGGCGGAAACGCTGACGTCGCATGACGAGCAGGGCGTCGAGGACAGCCTCACGCACGAGCAGGAAGTGTCGCACCTCAAGGACGCCATTCTGCGTCTCAAGGAGCAGGAGCGCGTGGTGCTGTCGCTGTATTACTTCGAAGAGCTCAAGCTGCACGAGATTGCCAAGGTGCTCGAGCTCACCGAGTCGCGCGTGTCGCAGATTCGCAGCAAGGCCCTCAGCAAGTTGCGCGTGGAGCTCAAGCCGCTGCGCGATCAGGTGGCTTGA
- a CDS encoding response regulator transcription factor has translation MVFSRDAELERSAPPRILVLSAVRLLRDAIARALDGEGFSAVRFASPLTLPDDWADTAPDVVLADIGSPQMLERMRQVSALFPRARIIAFGVDDNEADVLACVEAGAAGFLVRESGPADLRLAIDSVIRDELICSPRVAAALLRRAARVAAHTGLSSTVRASASDSTPTPTPTRLTARERQVLALVDRGMSNKEIGAALHISVATVKHHVHNILEKLQVRRRWAAAAQLHLPLGETSP, from the coding sequence ATGGTCTTCTCGCGAGATGCCGAACTGGAGCGGAGCGCACCGCCACGCATTCTGGTGCTGAGCGCCGTGCGTCTGCTGCGCGATGCCATCGCCAGAGCGCTCGACGGCGAGGGATTCAGCGCCGTGCGTTTCGCCTCCCCGCTGACCCTGCCTGACGACTGGGCCGACACGGCGCCCGATGTCGTGCTTGCTGATATCGGCAGCCCGCAGATGCTCGAGCGCATGCGTCAGGTGTCGGCGCTGTTTCCGCGCGCCCGCATCATCGCCTTTGGCGTGGACGACAACGAGGCCGACGTGCTGGCATGTGTCGAGGCCGGAGCCGCCGGGTTTCTCGTGCGTGAGAGCGGCCCTGCCGATCTGCGACTCGCGATCGACAGCGTCATTCGTGACGAGCTGATCTGCTCGCCCCGCGTTGCGGCGGCGCTGCTTCGTCGCGCGGCGCGCGTTGCCGCCCACACCGGATTGTCATCCACCGTCAGGGCGTCGGCATCAGACAGTACACCGACGCCAACGCCAACGCGGCTGACGGCGCGTGAGCGTCAGGTGCTGGCGCTCGTTGACCGCGGCATGAGCAACAAGGAAATCGGCGCCGCGCTGCACATCAGCGTGGCTACGGTAAAGCATCACGTGCACAACATCCTCGAAAAACTGCAGGTGCGGCGGCGCTGGGCTGCCGCCGCACAGCTGCACCTGCCATTGGGCGAGACCTCGCCGTAG
- a CDS encoding MinD/ParA family ATP-binding protein, producing the protein MPASPSQADALRDAVGRDGIAATNPSAGGTPTLLVASGRGGSGTTLLSALLAVAAAGDGVRVLLVDADDFVGPLAMTLGVTPQASWTDLRGGRVTPSQVATPVSSTLTLVAGGAPRQGADADGATAVAITAAERRACMRRLSPLTEQADLVVVDCGARLDPVLAAIAPHANERLVAVSAGSDPVALAATYALCKAVHTRHRALPVDVLVNRHEGSEAARCFDAIDAGARQFLGLSLRLAGAIPADPTLDAALRRGMPFPDAAAGSPAALAAHDVVMRALSVRSPSRSGV; encoded by the coding sequence GTGCCCGCCTCTCCGTCGCAGGCTGACGCGCTGCGTGATGCCGTGGGCCGCGATGGCATCGCGGCAACCAACCCGTCGGCCGGTGGCACACCCACGCTGCTCGTGGCCAGTGGCCGTGGCGGCTCGGGCACCACGCTGCTCTCGGCGCTGCTGGCGGTGGCCGCTGCCGGCGACGGCGTGCGTGTGCTGCTCGTGGACGCCGACGATTTTGTGGGACCGCTGGCCATGACTCTCGGTGTGACACCACAGGCCAGTTGGACCGATCTGCGTGGCGGCCGCGTGACGCCATCGCAGGTGGCCACTCCCGTCAGCAGTACTCTCACGCTGGTGGCCGGCGGTGCGCCGCGCCAGGGCGCAGACGCCGACGGTGCGACGGCTGTGGCCATCACGGCTGCGGAGCGCCGCGCCTGCATGCGTCGTCTGTCACCGCTGACCGAACAGGCCGATCTGGTGGTGGTGGACTGTGGCGCGCGCCTCGATCCGGTGCTCGCCGCCATCGCACCGCACGCCAACGAACGCCTCGTGGCCGTCTCGGCCGGCAGTGACCCGGTGGCCCTGGCCGCCACCTATGCCCTCTGCAAGGCGGTGCACACCCGGCACCGTGCCCTTCCGGTGGACGTGCTCGTCAATCGGCATGAGGGGAGCGAGGCAGCCCGCTGCTTCGACGCCATCGATGCCGGTGCCCGTCAGTTCCTTGGACTTTCGCTGCGCCTGGCCGGAGCCATTCCGGCCGATCCTACGCTCGACGCCGCACTTCGCCGGGGCATGCCTTTCCCCGACGCGGCGGCTGGTTCCCCAGCGGCGCTTGCTGCTCACGATGTCGTGATGCGCGCCCTGTCAGTTCGCTCCCCCTCCCGTTCTGGTGTCTGA
- a CDS encoding carboxypeptidase-like regulatory domain-containing protein, translating to MLGRWMRALCLGILTPIVQLAAQSDTSAVLELRVLDASDQAVVGAEIRVESSRGRTVMLRTDTLGLVRFSGLTPGALQVQARRLGMDRARVTLRVASGHNTYSLRLESAAIQLVGVRVVGDQVVSPRLDDFERRRASGAASAVISREDIERVNPPRLSRMLRGLGGLQLADSSGSIVAVSSRGAKPSRAADRVGFGLVQCVMRVVIDGILMPPLSNIDALVPADVHGVEVFNGPARLPPELAGLRTDNWCGVIAIWTRAH from the coding sequence ATGCTGGGGCGATGGATGCGTGCGCTGTGCCTCGGGATCCTGACGCCGATCGTGCAGCTGGCTGCCCAGTCTGACACGTCCGCGGTGCTCGAACTGCGGGTGCTCGACGCCAGCGATCAGGCGGTGGTCGGCGCCGAGATCCGCGTCGAGTCCTCGAGGGGCAGGACCGTCATGCTGAGGACGGACACCCTCGGGTTGGTACGCTTCTCGGGGCTGACGCCCGGGGCCCTGCAGGTGCAGGCACGCCGCCTTGGAATGGACCGGGCTCGCGTGACCCTGCGTGTGGCGTCGGGGCACAACACCTACAGCCTCAGGCTCGAATCGGCGGCCATTCAGCTGGTCGGGGTGCGCGTCGTCGGCGATCAGGTTGTCAGCCCGCGCCTCGACGATTTCGAACGGCGCCGCGCCAGCGGCGCGGCAAGCGCCGTCATCAGCCGCGAAGACATCGAGCGCGTGAATCCACCGCGCCTCTCGCGCATGCTGCGTGGACTGGGCGGGCTGCAGCTCGCGGACTCCTCGGGATCGATTGTCGCGGTGTCGAGTCGCGGAGCCAAGCCGTCGCGCGCTGCCGATCGCGTCGGATTCGGGCTGGTTCAGTGTGTCATGCGTGTGGTCATCGACGGCATCCTGATGCCGCCGCTGTCGAATATCGACGCCCTCGTTCCGGCTGATGTGCACGGCGTGGAAGTGTTCAACGGCCCGGCGCGTTTGCCGCCCGAGCTTGCGGGGCTGCGCACCGACAACTGGTGCGGCGTCATCGCCATCTGGACGCGCGCGCATTGA
- a CDS encoding EscU/YscU/HrcU family type III secretion system export apparatus switch protein, whose protein sequence is MAENESGEKTEEPTGKRLEEAREKGQIAKSPEFATAAFLLGFILVFSFAGPELWQFLVGTMGQTLATSGDSVLRGEGMITHLQTISFRTIVAMLGVTCAMAVIGVAIQAAQTGGLFTLKTLEPKFSRLNPLSNAGQILGKQSWVELVKSLVKMGIVGYAVYATLQNAWPDIQALALESSPTALLDVVGRYGMAILKNAGIMFLVLAAADYGFQRWKTNEDLKMTKQEVKDEHKQQEGNAEVKSRRRQVARERIRRQMFAAVQKADVVIVNPTHIAIAIKYDPDVAPAPYVVALGERKIAQRIKELAFKHGVPVIENKPVARALIKVAKVGTMIPVEMYLAVAEVLAFVLRQRQRYGNGWRGTAAA, encoded by the coding sequence ATGGCGGAAAACGAATCCGGCGAAAAGACCGAAGAACCGACTGGTAAACGGCTCGAGGAAGCGCGCGAAAAGGGCCAGATCGCCAAGAGCCCCGAGTTTGCCACGGCGGCCTTTCTCCTCGGCTTCATTCTCGTCTTCAGCTTTGCCGGTCCAGAGCTCTGGCAGTTCCTCGTCGGCACCATGGGGCAGACGCTGGCCACCAGCGGCGACTCGGTGCTTCGCGGCGAAGGCATGATCACGCATCTGCAGACGATCAGCTTCCGCACCATCGTGGCCATGCTCGGCGTGACCTGCGCCATGGCTGTCATTGGCGTGGCCATCCAGGCGGCGCAGACTGGTGGACTGTTCACGCTCAAGACCCTCGAGCCCAAGTTCTCGCGCCTCAATCCCCTCTCGAACGCCGGCCAGATTCTCGGCAAGCAGTCGTGGGTGGAGCTCGTCAAGTCGCTGGTCAAGATGGGCATCGTGGGCTACGCCGTGTACGCCACGCTGCAAAACGCCTGGCCTGACATTCAGGCCCTCGCCCTCGAGTCTTCGCCCACGGCGCTGCTCGATGTGGTGGGCCGCTACGGCATGGCCATTCTCAAGAATGCCGGCATCATGTTCCTCGTGCTGGCCGCGGCCGACTACGGCTTCCAGCGCTGGAAGACCAATGAAGACCTCAAGATGACCAAGCAGGAGGTCAAGGATGAGCACAAGCAGCAGGAAGGCAATGCGGAAGTGAAGAGTCGCCGCCGTCAGGTGGCGCGTGAGCGCATTCGCCGTCAGATGTTTGCGGCGGTCCAGAAGGCGGATGTCGTGATCGTGAACCCGACGCACATCGCCATCGCCATCAAGTACGATCCCGACGTCGCGCCGGCGCCCTACGTGGTGGCCCTTGGCGAACGCAAGATCGCGCAGCGCATCAAGGAACTCGCGTTCAAGCACGGCGTGCCCGTCATCGAGAACAAGCCGGTGGCGCGCGCGCTCATCAAGGTGGCCAAGGTGGGCACCATGATCCCTGTGGAGATGTATCTGGCGGTGGCCGAAGTGCTGGCCTTCGTGCTGCGGCAGCGCCAGCGATACGGCAACGGCTGGCGCGGAACGGCGGCGGCATGA